Proteins co-encoded in one Podarcis muralis chromosome 12, rPodMur119.hap1.1, whole genome shotgun sequence genomic window:
- the LOC114607756 gene encoding zona pellucida sperm-binding protein 3-like, which translates to MWYSKGFGCLLLCCVIERVACATIGASSRHKPVTGQLQNGASEESSRQADVPSPTQPLTLLPTSSLRPVWVQCHEDEMVIAVHRDLFGTGQLIQAVDLHLGLQGCRYTSAGVSDLVVFEVGLQECGINLQTTADSLFYHTRLYYNPSSASSPGIVRNSSVEIPIECHYPREDKVSSNGTKPTGVPFTSTKSVEGGFRFSLRLMTDDWSAERESTRYWLGDYLHIQADVEREGDHLPLRLLVDSCVAKQTPEEDASLQYAILDFHGCLVDGRIPDVKSAFKIPRPRLETLQFTIEAFRFSGDIRNLIYIACHLRVVATDKGPDPLNKACSFNSQRSLWLPVEGSEDICNCCETGNCVSSKGWPSTNNPSNRRTSEQREQVTSGSAIIGISEGEAEADLLVGPLLILDSPWDLQRGEVEKTDLGAQGESHVIEAEADSTVGRQFILKADEGLGWLLDSDKAVTTTDDAPHTKSENVVVAKLTSATDESLRELAPSVEITKLSLQGTASQKGTVLERIQTTAAAIVVLALLSCIF; encoded by the exons ATGTGGTACTCCAAAGGGTTTGGGTGCTTATTGTTGTGTTGCGTGATTGAGAGAGTGGCTTGTGCTACTATTGGGGCGTCTTCGAGGCACAAGCCAGTGACTgggcagctgcaaaatggcgcTAGCGAAGAATCTTCAAGGCAAGCTGATGTACCTTCTCCTACGCAGCCCTTGACTTTGTTACCCACTAGCTCTCTGCGGCCTGTTTGGGTGCAATGCCACGAAGACGAAATGGTGATAGCCGTTCACAGAGATCTGTTTGGGACCGGGCAGCTGATCCAAGCTGTTGATCTCCACTTAGGCCTGCAAGGCTGCCGATATACTTCTGCTGGTGTTTCTGACTTGGTTGTTTTTGAGGTGGGGCTTCAAGAATGCGGCATCAATCTACAG acaACAGCAGACTCCCTGTTCTACCACACAAGACTATACTATAACCCAAGCTCTGCAAGCAGCCCTGGAATTGTAAGAAACAGCTCAGTAGAGATTCCTATTGAGTGCCACTACCCGAG ggaAGATAAGGTGAGCAGCAATGGCACCAAGCCCACCGGGGTTCCTTTTACTTCGACAAAGTCTGTGGAAGGAGGGTTCCGCTTTTCCCTGCGTCTGATGACCG ATGACTGGAGTGCCGAGAGGGAGTCTACTCGATATTGGCTGGGAGACTATCTCCATATCCAAGCAGACGTCGAGAGGGAAGGAGACCATTTACCTCTCAGGCTATTGGTCGATAGCTGTGTGGCCAAACAGACGCCAGAGGAAGATGCCAGCTTACAATATGCAATTCTTGACTTCCATGg ATGCCTGGTCGACGGGAGAATTCCTGATGTGAAATCCGCCTTCAAAATCCCAAGACCGCGCCTGGAAACACTCCAGTTCACCATAGAAGCCTTCAGATTTTCTGGGGACATAAGGAACTTG ATCTACATTGCTTGCCATCTGAGAGTCGTTGCGACCGACAAAGGACCAGATCCTCTAAATAAAGCTTGTTCGTTCAACAGCCAAAGAAGCCT TTGGCTACCAGTAGAAGGCTCCGAGGACATCTGCAACTGCTGTGAAACTGGGAACTGTGTATCATCTAAAGGATGGCCCAGCACAAACAACCCCAGCAATCGCCGTACATCAGAACAGAGGGAACAAGTGACTTCGGGGTCAG CTATCATTGGAATCTCGGAAGGGGAAGCTGAAGCAGACCTTCTGGTGGGACCTCTCTTAATCCTCGATTCTCCTTGGGACCTCCAGAGAGGGGAAGTGGAAAAAACAGACTTGGGGGCCCAAG GTGAATCTCATGTGATAGAAGCTGAGGCTGACTCTACAGTTGGACGTCAGTTTATCCTCAAGGCAGACGAAGGACTCGGATGGCTCCTGGATTCCGATAAGGCTGTGACAACAACTG ATGATGCACCACACACCAAATCTGAAAACGTTGTTGTGGCCAAGCTAACCTCTGCTACAGATGAAAGCTTGCGTGAACTGGCACCCTCTGTGGAGATAACAAAGTTGTCCCTGCAAG GCACTGCATCACAGAAGGGGACTGTCCTGGAACGAATCCAAACCACAGCAGCTGCAATCGTGGTGCTTGCCCTTTTGAGCTGCATCTTCTAG